In one window of Shewanella goraebulensis DNA:
- a CDS encoding YciK family oxidoreductase, which yields MLEYQAKKDLLNNKTILVTGAGAGIGRVAAINFAKHGATVILLGKTVKKLEAVYDEIEQAGYPKPAIVPLDLKGATEQNYKDMADTIAEQFGHLDGVLHNASLLGALGPFEHIDLESLEDVMKINVTAQVILTKALLPIMRAAPSSSLIFTSSSVGRQGRAYWGPYAFSKFATEGMMQVLAHECEGTSVRVNSVNPGATRTEMRAKAYPGEDPATLKTAEEIMPTYLYLMGDEALEVNGQQFNAQ from the coding sequence ATGTTGGAATATCAAGCTAAAAAAGATTTATTAAATAATAAAACCATTCTTGTTACTGGCGCAGGTGCAGGCATTGGCCGCGTAGCAGCAATTAATTTTGCAAAACATGGCGCTACAGTGATTTTATTAGGTAAAACAGTTAAAAAACTAGAAGCGGTTTACGATGAAATAGAACAAGCTGGTTACCCAAAGCCAGCCATAGTGCCTTTAGATTTAAAAGGTGCTACTGAGCAAAATTATAAAGATATGGCAGATACTATTGCTGAACAATTTGGCCACTTAGACGGTGTTTTACATAACGCCAGTTTATTAGGTGCGCTTGGGCCATTTGAACACATTGATTTAGAATCACTTGAAGATGTAATGAAAATTAATGTTACTGCACAAGTTATTCTCACAAAAGCTTTACTACCTATTATGCGCGCTGCACCTTCTTCATCGTTAATCTTTACTTCAAGTAGTGTTGGCAGACAAGGGCGTGCTTATTGGGGCCCTTATGCTTTCTCTAAATTCGCCACAGAAGGCATGATGCAAGTGTTAGCTCACGAGTGTGAAGGTACCAGCGTTCGCGTAAATAGCGTCAACCCTGGTGCAACTCGTACAGAAATGCGTGCAAAAGCCTATCCAGGTGAAGATCCTGCCACGCTGAAAACGGCAGAAGAAATTATGCCTACATACCTTTACCTGATGGGTGATGAAGCCCTTGAGGTTAATGGTCAGCAATTTAACGCACAATAG
- a CDS encoding ComEA family DNA-binding protein encodes MKHPFLMGVMCACALSVAISNSSEAKQVSTTDAKHTQVPSKAVQDTKQAIVNINKASATELQQLKGIGESKAKAIVEYRAKNGKFKNLEQLSQVSGVGDKLIEQNAKQISF; translated from the coding sequence ATGAAACATCCATTTCTAATGGGCGTAATGTGCGCCTGTGCTTTATCTGTCGCTATTTCAAATTCTAGCGAAGCCAAACAGGTTTCAACAACTGATGCAAAGCATACTCAAGTACCCTCTAAAGCAGTTCAAGATACTAAACAAGCTATAGTAAATATCAATAAAGCCAGTGCGACTGAATTACAGCAATTAAAAGGTATTGGAGAATCCAAGGCGAAAGCGATTGTTGAATATCGAGCCAAGAATGGCAAGTTCAAAAACCTGGAGCAACTTAGTCAAGTATCAGGGGTAGGGGACAAGCTGATAGAACAAAACGCAAAACAAATTAGTTTTTAA
- a CDS encoding TIGR01620 family protein, with protein sequence MNQSNKTNSNADSSLKQTELKQQQVFESEVEEELQVKAGRTFAEVEFICESALAEIAPDVNASETRNTSKSWSVLAKLSLVGITLAVVVQTLLGLHAAFLQSPWLFGFYATVTSIVVAWVSSVTLVEWRKLVRLKHVADTQVTGERLSQSMQRGEAEKFIACLMAYYPDSKGKQQYVAINTSEHNDAEMVLLFDDLVVSEQDEKAKQIVSRYAAESALLLAASPLAVLDMAIILWRNQRMINAIAEVYGIELGYWSRIKLIKSIVVNIVYAGTTEVVTDLGTQLLSVEMTGKLSARLAQGLGGGLLTARLGYQAMGLCRPLSFKEQNRPKLGQIHQQLLTELKAFSASMMHKSKAKQANNTEQEKF encoded by the coding sequence ATGAATCAATCAAATAAGACCAACTCAAACGCTGACAGCTCACTTAAGCAAACTGAATTGAAACAACAACAAGTATTTGAGTCTGAAGTTGAAGAGGAACTGCAAGTAAAAGCGGGGCGAACTTTTGCTGAAGTTGAATTTATTTGCGAAAGTGCTTTAGCTGAAATAGCACCAGATGTTAATGCTAGTGAAACACGAAATACATCTAAGAGTTGGTCTGTTCTGGCTAAACTCTCTTTGGTGGGCATCACTCTCGCCGTAGTTGTACAAACCCTATTAGGTTTACATGCAGCATTTCTTCAAAGCCCATGGTTATTCGGCTTCTATGCAACAGTAACTTCGATTGTTGTGGCATGGGTGTCTTCTGTGACTCTGGTTGAGTGGCGTAAATTAGTTCGATTAAAGCATGTAGCTGATACCCAAGTGACCGGTGAGCGCCTGTCACAGAGTATGCAACGTGGTGAAGCAGAGAAATTTATCGCCTGTTTAATGGCATATTACCCTGATAGTAAAGGCAAGCAGCAATATGTTGCGATTAATACTAGCGAGCATAATGATGCAGAAATGGTGCTGTTATTTGATGATTTAGTTGTAAGCGAGCAAGATGAAAAAGCGAAACAAATTGTCAGTCGATATGCCGCAGAATCAGCTTTATTGCTTGCTGCCAGCCCGTTAGCAGTCTTAGATATGGCGATTATCTTGTGGCGTAATCAACGAATGATTAATGCCATTGCAGAAGTTTATGGTATTGAGCTTGGTTATTGGAGCCGAATTAAACTGATTAAAAGTATTGTTGTTAATATTGTTTATGCAGGCACCACTGAGGTCGTTACAGATTTGGGCACCCAACTGTTATCCGTTGAAATGACGGGGAAATTATCTGCAAGGTTAGCTCAAGGCTTAGGTGGAGGTTTACTGACTGCAAGGTTAGGTTATCAAGCGATGGGCTTGTGTCGACCATTAAGTTTTAAAGAACAAAACCGCCCTAAACTTGGACAGATACATCAACAACTATTAACTGAGTTAAAAGCATTCTCAGCCTCAATGATGCACAAGAGCAAAGCTAAGCAAGCAAATAACACTGAACAAGAAAAGTTTTAG
- a CDS encoding YcjX family GTP-binding protein: protein MSFIDRSISKISKKTHQLVNRSTDRHVRLAVTGLSGAGKTAFITGLVNQMLHAGSNIKQNPLPLWQVSRDNRLIGIKRAMQPDLAIASFDYQGGMNALTSSPASWPASTRNISELRLAIKYRPRKGILAKISDTATLYVDIVDYPGEWLLDLPMLKQSYTEWVTGQIEVKKRLRHSACYSAFEHAINQLDFAETADEHKLKQVADLYQELLVDLVNVQGFYLAQPGRMLLPGEFADTPLLAFFPLVNLTVEQLAELESSAEDSYFQVLKKRYQEYVSVVVKPFYRDYFASFDRQLVLVDCFNGLNNGKEQFEDMGNALNSIVESFHFGQSSLLKRLFSPKIDKLLFAASKVDRVTRDQQSHVLSLLTDMLKHSQHFANYEGCEVETMAISAIKATQHGLVNTSTGEQEVVRGIDENQNMLTIFPGEVPQSLPENEFWLKQGFNFVSFNPPKLPNTATSDPQFEHIRLDHLLQFLLGDKLQ from the coding sequence ATGAGTTTTATTGATCGCTCTATAAGTAAAATATCCAAAAAAACCCATCAGTTAGTCAATCGAAGTACCGACAGGCATGTACGTTTAGCGGTGACAGGGTTATCTGGAGCGGGCAAAACAGCTTTCATCACAGGACTCGTTAATCAAATGCTCCATGCTGGCAGCAACATCAAGCAAAACCCTCTACCTTTGTGGCAAGTTTCCCGAGATAACCGTCTTATCGGTATTAAACGTGCTATGCAGCCTGATTTAGCGATAGCCAGTTTTGATTACCAAGGCGGAATGAATGCTTTAACCTCATCGCCAGCAAGTTGGCCTGCGTCTACACGAAATATTTCAGAACTTCGTTTAGCAATAAAATATCGTCCAAGAAAGGGCATATTGGCAAAAATATCTGATACTGCCACATTGTATGTTGATATCGTCGATTACCCAGGTGAGTGGTTATTAGATTTACCCATGCTTAAGCAAAGTTATACCGAATGGGTGACAGGTCAAATTGAGGTTAAAAAGCGATTACGTCATTCAGCATGTTACTCCGCTTTTGAACACGCTATTAATCAACTTGATTTTGCTGAGACCGCAGATGAACATAAACTTAAGCAAGTGGCTGACTTATATCAAGAGCTATTAGTCGATTTAGTTAATGTTCAAGGCTTTTACTTAGCTCAACCTGGGCGAATGTTATTGCCTGGGGAGTTTGCTGATACGCCTTTATTGGCTTTTTTCCCTTTGGTGAATTTAACCGTAGAGCAGCTTGCCGAACTTGAATCATCTGCTGAAGATAGCTATTTCCAAGTATTGAAAAAGCGCTATCAAGAATATGTCTCTGTCGTTGTAAAGCCTTTTTATCGTGACTATTTTGCTAGCTTTGATCGACAGTTAGTGCTGGTGGACTGCTTCAATGGCTTAAATAATGGTAAAGAACAATTTGAAGATATGGGCAATGCATTAAATAGCATTGTTGAAAGTTTCCATTTTGGGCAATCTAGCCTGTTAAAGCGTTTGTTCTCACCTAAAATTGATAAATTATTATTTGCTGCCAGTAAAGTCGACAGGGTCACCCGTGATCAGCAAAGTCATGTATTAAGTTTACTTACCGATATGCTCAAACACAGCCAGCATTTTGCTAATTATGAAGGTTGCGAAGTTGAGACTATGGCCATTAGTGCCATCAAAGCGACCCAACACGGTTTGGTAAACACCTCAACGGGCGAGCAAGAAGTGGTAAGAGGCATAGATGAAAATCAAAATATGCTAACCATTTTCCCTGGTGAAGTACCACAATCATTACCTGAAAATGAATTTTGGCTAAAGCAGGGATTCAATTTTGTTTCGTTTAATCCTCCAAAATTACCGAATACAGCAACTTCTGATCCGCAATTTGAACATATTCGATTAGATCACTTGCTGCAATTTTTACTTGGGGACAAATTACAGTAA
- the pspC gene encoding envelope stress response membrane protein PspC has product MSKANGRTLYRIPQAGKISGVCAGIADYFNFETWLVRVIAVSIFLVGGSGPILIIYIALWVILDSQPVDDSSKQHHKDIEVKKKVWQAGEPAKRALHEVNSQFYALEIRLQRLERHVTSDNFDLKHEINNL; this is encoded by the coding sequence ATGAGCAAGGCTAACGGTCGTACATTATACCGAATCCCCCAAGCAGGTAAGATTTCAGGAGTATGTGCAGGGATTGCCGATTACTTTAATTTTGAAACTTGGCTAGTGCGTGTCATTGCGGTATCAATCTTTTTAGTGGGTGGTTCAGGGCCCATTTTAATTATCTATATCGCCTTGTGGGTTATCTTGGACAGTCAACCTGTTGATGATAGTTCGAAACAGCACCATAAGGATATCGAGGTAAAGAAGAAAGTGTGGCAGGCTGGAGAGCCAGCAAAACGTGCACTACATGAAGTTAACAGTCAGTTCTATGCACTTGAAATTAGATTGCAACGTTTAGAGCGTCATGTGACTTCAGATAATTTTGATTTAAAGCATGAAATTAATAATCTATAA
- the pspB gene encoding envelope stress response membrane protein PspB translates to MDMDLLIAPIIIFLLIVAPIWLVLHYRSKRQVSQGLTEAEFTQLNELIAQAEKMGNRIETLEAILDTEAPEWRGKHEQG, encoded by the coding sequence ATGGATATGGATCTTCTTATTGCCCCAATTATTATTTTTCTACTGATTGTGGCGCCTATCTGGTTGGTTCTTCATTATCGCAGTAAGCGACAAGTGAGCCAGGGGCTCACTGAGGCAGAGTTTACGCAACTTAACGAATTGATTGCCCAAGCAGAAAAAATGGGAAATCGAATTGAAACATTGGAAGCTATCTTAGACACGGAAGCACCAGAGTGGAGGGGAAAACATGAGCAAGGCTAA
- the pspA gene encoding phage shock protein PspA — MGIFSRFADIINSNISALLDKAEDPEKMVRLIIQEMEDTLVEVRSTSAKVLAEKKELLRRISRVQEQVIDWQAKAELALSKDREDLAKAALVEKQKTVTVLETLEMELQVVEDHIARLKQEVEQLQEKLNDARARQKTIIMRKQTATSRLEVKKQLDSSKIDDAMVKFENYERRVEGLESQVEAYDIGKKNNLADEFAALEAEDSVNEELEALKAKVKAKSAPKSQTKTNK; from the coding sequence ATGGGAATCTTCTCACGCTTTGCAGATATCATTAATTCTAACATCAGTGCTTTACTAGATAAGGCTGAAGATCCAGAAAAAATGGTTCGTCTGATTATTCAGGAAATGGAAGATACGCTAGTTGAGGTTCGTTCAACTTCTGCAAAAGTTTTAGCAGAAAAGAAAGAATTACTTCGTCGTATTAGCCGAGTACAAGAACAAGTTATCGATTGGCAAGCAAAAGCAGAATTGGCTTTATCGAAAGATAGAGAAGATTTAGCCAAAGCGGCCTTGGTTGAGAAGCAAAAAACAGTGACAGTGCTAGAAACCCTAGAAATGGAACTGCAAGTTGTTGAAGATCATATTGCTCGCCTTAAGCAAGAAGTTGAACAACTTCAAGAAAAGCTTAATGATGCAAGAGCACGCCAAAAAACAATCATTATGCGTAAGCAAACTGCGACTTCACGCTTAGAAGTGAAAAAACAGTTAGACTCTAGCAAAATTGATGACGCAATGGTCAAGTTCGAGAACTATGAACGCCGCGTTGAAGGCTTAGAATCACAAGTAGAAGCATACGATATCGGTAAGAAAAATAATCTTGCAGATGAGTTTGCAGCATTAGAAGCTGAAGATTCAGTAAATGAAGAGTTAGAAGCATTAAAAGCGAAAGTAAAAGCGAAATCAGCTCCAAAATCGCAAACTAAAACAAACAAGTAA
- the pspF gene encoding phage shock protein operon transcriptional activator produces the protein MTRQFEQDNLIGQSNALLEVLEHVSKVAPLSKPVLIIGERGTGKELIAERLHFLSARWDQEFIKLNCSSLSESLLESELFGHESGAFTGAKGKHEGRFERADDGTLFLDELANTSGLIQEKLLRVIEYGEFERVGGSKTVQTNVRLVCAANEDLPSLAENGEFRADLLDRLAFDVITLPPLRCRTEDIMPLAEYFAISMARQLNLEYFGGFSPVAIEQLMSHRWPGNIRELKNVVERSVYRRGSDGDEIDHIILDPFASPYRPTSRVKTRERQQAPVNTAADTSVTASGEKDSTDEVQEASRSQLNAQFSFPINFKDHTENYEVELLKKALAESQYNQKKTAELLGLSYHQLRGILKKYNLLEKA, from the coding sequence GTGACTAGACAATTTGAGCAAGACAATCTTATCGGACAATCCAATGCTTTATTAGAAGTATTGGAACATGTTTCTAAAGTTGCCCCACTTTCTAAGCCGGTTTTAATCATCGGTGAACGTGGTACAGGTAAAGAACTTATCGCAGAACGACTACATTTTCTATCCGCACGTTGGGATCAGGAGTTTATTAAGCTCAATTGTTCTTCATTAAGTGAGTCTTTACTTGAAAGCGAATTATTCGGCCACGAGTCTGGTGCATTCACCGGAGCGAAAGGAAAACATGAAGGCCGCTTTGAACGTGCTGATGACGGTACGCTTTTTTTAGATGAGCTCGCTAATACCTCTGGTCTTATTCAAGAAAAACTATTACGGGTTATCGAATACGGTGAATTTGAACGTGTCGGTGGCAGTAAAACGGTACAAACTAACGTCCGCTTAGTCTGCGCAGCCAATGAAGATTTACCATCACTTGCTGAAAATGGCGAGTTTCGCGCTGATTTACTGGATAGACTGGCATTTGATGTTATTACATTACCACCACTTAGATGTAGAACAGAAGACATCATGCCATTGGCTGAGTACTTTGCCATTAGCATGGCAAGACAACTCAACTTAGAATATTTCGGTGGTTTTAGCCCTGTCGCAATTGAACAATTAATGTCTCATCGCTGGCCAGGAAATATTCGTGAACTTAAAAACGTGGTTGAGCGAAGCGTGTATCGCCGCGGCTCCGATGGTGATGAAATTGACCATATTATTCTTGATCCATTTGCGTCACCTTATCGCCCCACAAGTCGCGTAAAAACACGAGAACGCCAACAGGCTCCAGTAAATACTGCTGCAGACACTTCCGTTACTGCTTCAGGTGAAAAAGACAGTACTGATGAAGTTCAAGAAGCATCAAGGTCTCAACTTAACGCACAGTTTAGCTTCCCGATTAATTTTAAAGATCATACTGAAAACTATGAAGTCGAATTGCTCAAAAAAGCATTAGCTGAAAGTCAATATAACCAAAAGAAAACGGCTGAGTTACTTGGATTAAGCTATCACCAACTACGTGGCATTTTGAAAAAGTACAACTTATTGGAGAAGGCTTAA
- a CDS encoding ABC transporter substrate-binding protein — protein MRVKRERWNPLALLCLLSFLVTACGELNVPSGIVYCSEGNPETFNPQLVTSGTTIDASSNQLYNRLIDYNDDSSDYIASLATEWDVSDDGLSYRFKLREGVQFQYSNLFSPSRAFNADDVIFSFKRIIDINHPYHLISRTGYPFFQSIDFSNLVADIERVNDHEVIFHLTHKDASFLSNLATDFAVILSAEYAKQQLAAGTPENVDFFAIGTGPFYLAEYVKNEYIRFKRNPYYWGEQAKIDLLVYDITRKSEARLAKIITRDCQVSALPKANELKVIKKHKHLELRKKPGLNVAFWAFNTQKPPLDDARVRHALAHAVDKQNILDVVYHDTAVAASGMLPPASWAYSETEDANHYDPEEAKRLLKEAGVSDLSFDIWAMPVVRIYNPNALKTAELIQADLANIGVTVNIVSYDWSVFTQKLISSDYDSVLIGWNADNTDPDNFFTPLLSCSALESNNNRSRWCSSKLDSILAQAKETLSKPERKALYKQAEKIIHEQVPLVNIAHAQKLLLKNTDINIKNVNPYGGMSFSSVELKKEEVQP, from the coding sequence ATGCGTGTGAAGAGAGAACGCTGGAATCCCTTAGCATTACTCTGCTTACTATCTTTTTTAGTAACAGCTTGTGGTGAGTTAAATGTCCCGTCTGGGATTGTTTATTGCTCTGAAGGTAATCCAGAAACCTTTAACCCGCAATTGGTTACATCAGGCACCACCATTGATGCTAGTTCAAACCAGCTATATAACCGTCTAATCGACTATAACGATGACTCTTCAGACTACATTGCTTCACTTGCAACCGAGTGGGATGTATCTGATGATGGGCTAAGCTATCGCTTCAAATTACGTGAAGGCGTACAATTCCAATACAGCAATTTATTTAGCCCATCGCGAGCTTTCAATGCTGATGATGTGATCTTTTCTTTTAAACGCATTATTGATATTAATCATCCTTATCATTTAATCAGCCGTACTGGTTATCCTTTTTTTCAAAGTATCGACTTTTCAAACTTAGTCGCCGATATCGAAAGAGTAAATGATCATGAAGTCATCTTTCACCTCACCCATAAAGATGCCTCTTTTTTATCTAATCTCGCCACGGATTTTGCGGTTATTTTATCTGCAGAATATGCCAAGCAACAGCTGGCTGCTGGAACACCGGAAAATGTTGATTTTTTTGCTATCGGTACCGGTCCATTTTATTTAGCAGAGTATGTTAAAAATGAATACATACGCTTTAAACGAAACCCTTATTATTGGGGAGAACAAGCGAAAATTGATTTATTAGTCTATGATATAACACGTAAAAGTGAAGCAAGATTGGCTAAAATCATTACCCGAGACTGTCAAGTTTCGGCTTTGCCTAAAGCTAATGAACTTAAAGTGATTAAAAAACATAAGCACCTTGAGTTACGTAAAAAACCAGGATTAAACGTAGCCTTTTGGGCTTTCAATACCCAAAAACCTCCTTTAGATGATGCTAGGGTGCGCCACGCTTTAGCTCACGCCGTTGATAAACAAAATATTCTTGATGTGGTCTACCACGATACCGCCGTCGCTGCATCGGGAATGTTACCGCCAGCATCTTGGGCCTACTCTGAAACAGAAGATGCAAATCATTATGATCCAGAAGAGGCAAAACGCTTGTTAAAAGAAGCAGGTGTGTCGGATTTATCTTTTGATATTTGGGCAATGCCAGTGGTCAGAATTTACAACCCAAATGCGCTTAAAACAGCAGAACTTATTCAAGCAGATTTGGCCAATATTGGCGTCACCGTTAATATCGTCAGTTACGATTGGAGTGTATTCACCCAAAAGCTTATTTCAAGTGATTATGATTCAGTATTAATTGGTTGGAACGCAGATAATACCGACCCTGATAACTTTTTTACACCGTTACTGAGCTGCAGTGCACTTGAGTCAAATAATAATCGCTCTCGATGGTGTTCAAGCAAGTTAGACTCTATTCTAGCTCAAGCAAAAGAAACCCTTTCTAAGCCCGAGCGCAAAGCACTTTATAAGCAAGCAGAAAAGATTATTCATGAGCAAGTGCCACTGGTTAATATTGCACACGCTCAAAAATTACTGTTAAAAAATACCGATATCAATATCAAAAATGTCAATCCCTATGGCGGAATGTCTTTTTCCAGCGTTGAACTAAAAAAAGAGGAGGTTCAACCCTAA
- a CDS encoding ABC transporter permease, translated as MWRYFLRRINLFFATSLVMIAVLFFATGMFPVDKGYALSGIQFPTAEQQAQTIEDYQLEGNQLSQFVAYVTQRLSGNLGISVNSQQSVADELSAVLPASFELSLFAGCLAVFFGVPLGVLASLSKSKSVQRSILAITLTGYSIPVFWLGLTLTLWFGVQLEWLPISGQINLLYEIEPVTRFMLIDTLLSEETYRMSAFKDALLHIILPAVTLAVLPFTVVIRITRQAMMTVMTQTYIRAAEARGLNTYRILLRHALPNALIPVLKAFGLMLGSFASYGIVVEVIFAWPGVGSWLINGIYQRDYTVIQAGILSVSLLIIFLSIVIELVHTTINPINRKELYAN; from the coding sequence ATGTGGCGCTATTTTTTAAGACGAATCAATCTCTTTTTTGCAACCTCTTTAGTGATGATTGCCGTGTTGTTTTTTGCAACAGGCATGTTTCCTGTTGACAAAGGCTATGCGTTATCTGGCATACAATTTCCTACTGCTGAGCAACAAGCTCAAACGATTGAAGACTATCAATTAGAAGGCAATCAACTGAGTCAATTCGTGGCTTATGTCACCCAGCGATTATCAGGTAATCTAGGGATTTCAGTTAACTCCCAGCAAAGCGTAGCAGATGAGCTTAGCGCAGTGCTTCCCGCCTCTTTTGAACTGTCATTGTTTGCAGGATGTCTTGCGGTATTTTTTGGCGTACCTTTAGGTGTTTTGGCTTCTCTTAGCAAAAGTAAATCAGTGCAGCGCAGCATTTTAGCCATTACCTTAACCGGTTATTCTATACCGGTTTTCTGGCTAGGTTTAACCCTTACCCTTTGGTTTGGTGTGCAACTTGAGTGGCTGCCTATTTCTGGCCAGATTAACCTGTTATACGAAATAGAACCCGTTACTCGCTTCATGTTGATTGATACTTTGCTGTCGGAAGAAACCTACAGGATGTCAGCTTTTAAGGATGCTTTGCTGCATATTATTTTGCCAGCGGTGACTTTGGCTGTACTGCCTTTTACAGTAGTTATCCGCATTACCCGTCAAGCAATGATGACTGTGATGACTCAAACTTACATTCGCGCAGCCGAGGCTCGTGGCTTGAATACATATCGAATTCTTCTTAGACATGCCTTACCAAATGCGCTTATCCCAGTACTAAAAGCTTTTGGGTTGATGCTAGGTTCATTTGCAAGTTACGGTATTGTCGTTGAAGTTATCTTTGCTTGGCCTGGTGTGGGCTCATGGCTTATTAATGGCATATATCAACGAGATTACACTGTTATCCAAGCGGGTATATTGTCGGTTTCATTATTGATTATCTTTTTGAGTATCGTGATTGAATTAGTGCATACCACTATTAACCCAATTAATAGGAAAGAGTTGTATGCCAATTAA
- a CDS encoding ABC transporter permease subunit has product MPIKKLYQEEQIDSPLGHLWHAFASNPFAVAGLWAVIFLLLLVVFGPLLAPFQPETQNPNAILLPPSWDAAGHVSHFLGTDDLGRDLFSRILHGVRLTFGMSLIVVICALVVGFIIGSLSGMMRGLKSSILGHLLDALLSIPSLLLAILVVAVTGPGLTNVFWAVGIALTPQFVRAIHQAVHEELQKEYVTAAKLDGASQVQIFWYVIMPNVWDVVIIQTTIAISVAILDIAALGFLNLGAQAPSSEWGSMIFQGLSSLLIAPWTITIPGLAILFTVLSINLVGDGLRSALAPIRN; this is encoded by the coding sequence ATGCCAATTAAAAAACTCTACCAAGAAGAACAAATAGACTCGCCACTTGGGCATTTATGGCATGCTTTTGCCAGCAACCCTTTTGCTGTAGCTGGTTTATGGGCGGTGATATTTCTATTACTGTTAGTTGTTTTCGGGCCATTGCTCGCACCTTTCCAACCAGAAACACAAAATCCTAATGCTATTTTACTGCCACCATCATGGGATGCAGCAGGTCATGTTTCTCACTTTTTAGGCACAGACGATTTAGGCCGTGACTTATTTAGTCGTATTCTTCACGGTGTAAGGCTTACTTTTGGTATGTCGCTGATTGTCGTCATCTGTGCACTAGTGGTGGGGTTTATTATTGGCTCACTTTCAGGAATGATGCGTGGATTAAAGTCGAGTATTTTAGGCCATTTATTAGATGCTTTGTTGTCAATTCCATCCCTTCTGTTAGCGATTTTAGTGGTAGCAGTGACAGGCCCAGGCCTCACCAACGTGTTTTGGGCTGTGGGCATTGCCTTAACGCCACAATTTGTTCGCGCAATTCACCAAGCTGTCCATGAAGAATTACAAAAAGAGTATGTCACCGCAGCTAAACTCGATGGCGCTAGCCAAGTACAAATTTTCTGGTATGTCATTATGCCTAATGTGTGGGATGTGGTGATTATTCAAACCACCATTGCAATTTCTGTGGCTATCTTAGATATTGCAGCACTTGGATTTTTAAATTTAGGCGCGCAGGCGCCTAGCTCTGAATGGGGCTCAATGATTTTCCAAGGGCTAAGTAGCTTACTTATCGCACCGTGGACCATCACCATCCCTGGGCTTGCTATTTTATTTACGGTTTTATCCATCAACTTGGTGGGTGACGGATTACGCTCGGCGCTAGCGCCGATAAGAAATTAA
- a CDS encoding oligopeptide/dipeptide ABC transporter ATP-binding protein, with product MPLLDIRNLTIELETPQGTVKVLEKVSLTINPGEVHGLVGESGSGRSLLAKAVLGVLGPNWNIIADRMMWDGKNLLEMTSKQRRNLMGTDMTMIFQDPSGSLDPVKTIGSQLIESLTPNKSVPFWRRSKDTNLTAQKWLHKVGIKQPKAIMKSYPWELSEGECQKVMIAMAVANHPRLLIADEPTNSMELSTQAQIFRLLSQLNQLQNVSILLVSHELETLVKWCDRISILYSGQIMESGPVSELLKNPYHPYTKALFKNLPEHTGKMRHKSYLPSLQGSSPSLQHLPAGCRLGPRCPDAQRQCVIQPNLAHEKDRYFACHFPYNNEIEDDNAIT from the coding sequence ATGCCATTACTTGATATAAGAAACCTCACTATTGAGCTTGAGACTCCTCAAGGGACGGTAAAAGTGCTTGAAAAAGTCAGCTTAACCATTAATCCCGGAGAAGTGCATGGGTTAGTGGGAGAGTCGGGCTCAGGCCGTAGTTTGTTAGCTAAAGCCGTACTTGGGGTGTTAGGTCCAAACTGGAATATCATTGCTGATCGGATGATGTGGGATGGCAAAAACCTGCTAGAAATGACGTCCAAACAGCGCCGTAATTTAATGGGCACTGACATGACGATGATATTTCAAGATCCTTCTGGCAGCTTAGATCCCGTTAAAACTATTGGTAGTCAACTAATTGAGTCATTAACGCCAAATAAATCTGTTCCTTTTTGGCGTAGATCTAAAGATACCAATTTAACCGCGCAAAAATGGTTACATAAAGTGGGTATTAAACAACCTAAAGCCATCATGAAAAGCTACCCTTGGGAATTATCTGAAGGCGAGTGCCAAAAAGTGATGATTGCCATGGCAGTAGCAAATCACCCGAGATTGTTAATTGCCGATGAGCCAACCAACTCAATGGAGCTTAGTACTCAAGCGCAAATATTTAGGCTCTTGTCACAGCTTAACCAATTACAAAACGTGTCTATTTTACTGGTAAGTCATGAACTAGAGACATTAGTAAAATGGTGTGACCGCATTAGTATTTTATACAGTGGCCAAATTATGGAGTCGGGACCGGTAAGTGAATTGCTTAAAAATCCGTATCATCCATATACCAAAGCCTTATTTAAAAACTTGCCAGAGCACACAGGTAAAATGCGTCATAAGTCATATTTGCCATCATTACAGGGTTCATCACCTTCCTTACAGCACTTACCTGCTGGTTGCCGTTTAGGCCCACGTTGCCCTGATGCGCAAAGACAATGCGTTATACAGCCCAATTTAGCTCATGAGAAAGATCGCTATTTTGCTTGCCATTTCCCATATAACAATGAGATTGAAGATGACAACGCCATTACTTAA